Within Anolis sagrei isolate rAnoSag1 chromosome X, rAnoSag1.mat, whole genome shotgun sequence, the genomic segment ctgaacttgctgatcgaaaggttgcaggttcaaatccggggagtgacgTGAGCGTGCGCTGTTagacccagtttctgccaacctagcagttggaaaacatgcagttgtcagtagatcaatagatatcgtTCCAGGggaaaggtaagggtgctccatgcagtcatgccagccacatgaccttggaggtgtctatggacaacgccggctctatggcttagaaatggagatgagcaccaacccccaaagtcagacatgactggacttaatgtcaggggaaaaactttacctttactgtgtcagatatttacattacggtttGTGAtaattgcaaaattacagttatgaagttgcaatgaaaataattttatggttgggggtcaccacaacatgaggaattatattaaggggttgcagcattaggaaggttgagaaacattgttctagtCTATCTACTTATTGAGGTCTGGaagcttgatgacacaagagacttgtgcagtcctgGGATGAAATCCAACATATTTCTCATGCAGTCCTGTTTACTGGGAAGTAAGCCCTGCTGTATTCAGTGGGGTTTGCCTCCTGGTCAAGCTGCAGGGGGTTGGAGTAAAAGTTACATTGCTGAGCATCTCCTCTTGCATAAGTGGGACCTTCGTCCTGCAAGAGCTACATCTTTCTGCTCTCCATGGGTTGCTCCTAACCTCCATTGTGCAATTTTAACCCAAACTATCTCAGACCAAatgtcctcttttctttcctcaagGGCTTTCTGTGACCTCCAGAGGGTGTCTCTTTCCAGTCATGGCAACGATTGTGTCTGAGAAGCTCGGCCACCTTTTCCTCAACGTCCAGCACTTGAGGAGGGTCCCTCGTCTCTTGGAGGAGGCGCTACCCCCTTCCTCGTGCACTGTGGGGGCCTCGGACGTGCCCCGAGTCTTCCAGAAGCCCTACATCCATGCCGGCTACCGGCCCCTCCACCGGACCTGGCGGTATTACTTCCTGTCTCTCTTCCAGCGGCACAACGAGGCCGTCAACGTCTGGACGCACCTGGTGGCCGCCCTCGTCCTAGCGGTGCGGTTCTGGCAGCTCTCTCGGGCCGTGGACTTCCTGGGAGACCCCCACACACAACCCCTTTTTGTCATTGCAGTCTCCTCCGTCGTCTACTCCACCTTCAGCACTTTGGCCCACCTCTTGCAAGCCAAGTCCGAGTTCTGGCACTACGCCTTCTTCTTCTTGGACTACGTGGGCGTTGCGACCTACCAGTACAGTAGTGCCTTGGTGCACTACTATTATGCCATTGAGCCCGAGTGGTACACGCGGATTGCCAGCTTCTACATCCCGGGAGCTGTTTTGCTGGCGTGGCTGTCCTGCGCAGGCTCCTGCTATGCCAAATACCGGT encodes:
- the PAQR7 gene encoding membrane progestin receptor alpha produces the protein MATIVSEKLGHLFLNVQHLRRVPRLLEEALPPSSCTVGASDVPRVFQKPYIHAGYRPLHRTWRYYFLSLFQRHNEAVNVWTHLVAALVLAVRFWQLSRAVDFLGDPHTQPLFVIAVSSVVYSTFSTLAHLLQAKSEFWHYAFFFLDYVGVATYQYSSALVHYYYAIEPEWYTRIASFYIPGAVLLAWLSCAGSCYAKYRCPHLSSLLGRLCQEMPSAVAYALDISPVLHRIYTSSASGGEDLALLYHKCHVLFFLIGAFFFAYPYPEKWFPGKCHFVGQGHQIFHVFLILCTLTQVEAVLLDYETRRPIYSRLHGGLAPLFSALCLLQVCCCSLTALYMTAKVKRKLCQKEE